One region of Pseudomonas alvandae genomic DNA includes:
- the mltF gene encoding membrane-bound lytic murein transglycosylase MltF — MFSPTALRPRYARWLIATGLFLVLSGCVEKPNTLERVKEDGVLRVVTRNSPATYFQDRNGETGFEYELVKRFAEDLGVELKIETADNLDDLFGQVGKPNGPVLAAAGLVSSEPRKQQVRFSHPYLEVTPQIIYRNGQSRPTDAAGLAGKKIMVLKGSTHAEQLAQLKQQYPGIEYEESDAVEVVDLLRMVDEGQIDLTLVDSNEVAMNQVYFPNVRVAFDLGDARSQSWAVGPGEDNSLLNEINAYLDKVQKNGTLQRLKDRYYGHVDVLGYMGATTFAQHLQQRLPKYEQHFKAYAKKEKVDWRLLAAIGYQESLWQPAVTSKTGVRGLMMLTQNTAQAMGVSNRLDPKQSIMGGAKYLAYMKDQLDESIEEPDRTWFALAAYNVGSGHLDDARKLAAKEGLNPNKWLDVKKILPRLSQKQWYSKTRYGYARGGEPVHFVANIRRYYDILTWVTQPQLEGNQVAEGNLHVPGVDKSKPNQESPQL; from the coding sequence ATGTTTTCCCCAACGGCTTTGCGTCCGCGGTACGCCAGATGGCTGATCGCAACCGGACTCTTCCTGGTGCTCAGTGGTTGTGTTGAGAAACCCAACACACTGGAGCGCGTAAAGGAGGATGGCGTGCTGCGGGTCGTTACCCGGAACAGCCCCGCCACCTACTTCCAGGATCGCAATGGTGAGACCGGCTTCGAATACGAGCTGGTGAAGCGCTTCGCCGAGGATTTGGGGGTCGAGCTGAAAATCGAGACCGCCGACAACCTGGATGACCTGTTCGGCCAGGTCGGCAAGCCGAATGGCCCGGTATTGGCCGCCGCGGGCCTGGTCAGCAGCGAGCCGCGCAAGCAGCAGGTGCGGTTCTCCCATCCTTATCTGGAAGTCACCCCCCAGATCATCTATCGCAACGGCCAGTCACGCCCCACCGACGCGGCAGGCCTGGCCGGCAAGAAGATCATGGTGCTCAAGGGCAGCACCCACGCCGAGCAATTGGCGCAGTTGAAGCAGCAATATCCAGGCATCGAATACGAAGAGTCCGACGCGGTTGAAGTCGTCGACCTGCTGCGCATGGTCGATGAGGGCCAGATCGATCTGACCCTCGTCGATTCCAACGAAGTGGCGATGAACCAGGTGTATTTCCCCAACGTGCGCGTGGCGTTCGACCTGGGCGACGCCCGGAGCCAGAGTTGGGCGGTCGGTCCCGGCGAAGACAACAGCCTGCTCAACGAAATCAATGCCTACCTGGACAAGGTGCAGAAGAACGGCACGCTGCAACGCCTCAAGGACCGCTATTACGGGCACGTCGATGTCCTCGGCTACATGGGCGCGACAACCTTTGCCCAACACCTGCAGCAACGGCTGCCCAAGTATGAGCAGCACTTCAAGGCCTACGCCAAGAAAGAAAAAGTCGATTGGCGCTTGCTGGCCGCCATCGGTTACCAGGAATCACTCTGGCAACCGGCGGTCACGTCCAAGACCGGCGTGCGCGGCCTGATGATGCTGACCCAGAACACCGCCCAGGCCATGGGCGTGTCCAATCGCCTGGATCCGAAGCAGAGCATCATGGGCGGCGCCAAATACCTGGCCTACATGAAGGATCAGTTGGACGAGAGCATCGAAGAACCGGACCGCACCTGGTTCGCCCTCGCCGCCTACAATGTGGGCAGTGGCCACCTCGACGACGCGCGCAAGCTCGCTGCCAAGGAAGGGCTGAATCCGAACAAGTGGCTGGATGTGAAGAAAATCCTGCCGCGCCTCTCCCAGAAGCAGTGGTACAGCAAGACCCGCTACGGCTACGCCCGGGGCGGCGAGCCGGTGCATTTCGTGGCGAACATCCGTCGCTACTACGACATCCTCACCTGGGTGACGCAGCCGCAGCTCGAAGGCAACCAGGTGGCCGAAGGCAACCTGCATGTGCCGGGCGTGGACAAGAGCAAGCCAAACCAGGAATCCCCGCAGCTCTGA
- the lptF gene encoding LPS export ABC transporter permease LptF, whose product MIVFRYLSREVLLTLSAVSAVLLVIIMSGRFIKYLAQAASGALDPGSLFLIMGFRLPGFLQLILPLGLFLGILLAYGRLYLDSEMTVLSATGMSQQRLFRITLFPATLVALVVAWLSLSLAPQGANQFQLLINQQDAMTEFDTLVPGRFQALRDGTRVTYTEQLSDDRINLGGVFITQKNLSSDAKKDRGISVLVAEKGRQEINPDGNRYLILENGYRYDGKPGQADYRAIKYDTYGVLLPKPEASDEVTDRDAMPTSSLLGSNDIRARTELQWRLSLPLLVFIVTLMAVPLSRVNPRQGRFLKLLPAILLYMAYLTILISARSALEKGKIPPALGLWWVHSIFLAIGLGLLYWEPMRLKLASRRSALEVARG is encoded by the coding sequence TTGATCGTCTTTCGTTATCTGTCCCGCGAAGTCCTGCTGACCCTGAGCGCGGTCAGCGCCGTGCTGCTGGTCATCATCATGAGCGGGCGCTTCATCAAGTACCTCGCGCAGGCGGCCTCCGGCGCCCTGGACCCGGGCTCGTTGTTCCTGATCATGGGATTCCGCCTGCCGGGCTTCCTGCAACTGATCCTGCCGCTGGGGTTGTTCCTCGGCATCCTGCTGGCTTACGGTCGCCTGTACCTGGACAGCGAAATGACCGTGCTGTCCGCCACGGGCATGAGCCAGCAGCGACTGTTTCGCATCACGTTGTTCCCGGCAACGCTGGTGGCGCTGGTGGTGGCCTGGCTGAGCCTGAGCCTGGCGCCCCAGGGAGCCAACCAATTCCAGCTGCTGATCAACCAGCAGGACGCCATGACCGAATTCGACACCCTGGTGCCGGGGCGCTTCCAGGCCCTGCGTGACGGGACGCGTGTCACCTACACCGAACAGCTTTCGGATGACCGGATCAACCTGGGGGGCGTCTTCATCACCCAGAAAAACCTGTCTTCGGATGCCAAGAAAGACCGCGGGATCTCCGTGCTGGTGGCCGAGAAGGGTCGGCAGGAAATCAACCCGGACGGTAACCGCTACCTGATTCTCGAGAATGGCTACCGCTACGACGGCAAGCCGGGCCAGGCCGATTATCGCGCTATCAAATACGACACCTACGGCGTGTTGCTGCCCAAGCCCGAGGCCAGCGACGAAGTCACCGATCGCGATGCGATGCCGACTTCAAGCCTGCTGGGCAGCAATGACATCCGCGCCCGTACCGAGCTGCAGTGGCGCTTGTCGCTGCCGCTGCTGGTGTTCATCGTGACGCTCATGGCGGTTCCGCTGTCGCGGGTCAACCCCCGCCAGGGCCGTTTCCTCAAGCTATTGCCAGCGATCCTTTTGTACATGGCTTACCTGACCATCCTGATTTCCGCCCGCAGCGCCCTGGAAAAAGGCAAGATCCCGCCGGCGCTGGGCCTGTGGTGGGTGCATTCGATATTCCTCGCCATTGGGCTCGGGTTGCTCTATTGGGAGCCCATGCGCCTGAAGCTCGCCAGCCGTCGCAGTGCGCTGGAGGTGGCCCGTGGTTAA
- the pdxJ gene encoding pyridoxine 5'-phosphate synthase → MSTSNRILLGVNIDHVATLRQARGTRYPDPVKAALDAEEAGADGITVHLREDRRHIQERDVLLLKDVLQTRMNFEMGVTEEMMAFAERIRPAHICLVPETRQELTTEGGLDVAGQESRISLAVERLSKIGAEVSLFIDADERQIEASKRVGAPAIELHTGRYADAETPTDVADELQRVADGVAFGLAQGLVVNAGHGLHYHNVEAVAAIKGINELNIGHALVAHALFVGFKSAVAEMKALILAAARS, encoded by the coding sequence GTGAGCACCAGCAATCGCATTCTTCTCGGCGTGAACATCGACCATGTCGCCACCCTCCGCCAGGCCCGTGGTACGCGCTACCCGGATCCGGTCAAGGCTGCGCTGGACGCCGAAGAGGCGGGTGCCGACGGCATCACCGTGCACCTGCGTGAAGACCGTCGCCACATCCAGGAGCGCGACGTGTTGCTGCTCAAGGATGTGCTGCAGACCCGCATGAATTTCGAAATGGGCGTGACCGAGGAAATGATGGCGTTCGCCGAGCGCATCCGCCCGGCGCATATCTGCCTGGTGCCGGAAACCCGGCAGGAACTGACCACCGAAGGCGGCCTCGATGTCGCGGGGCAGGAATCGCGGATCAGCCTGGCGGTGGAACGCCTCTCGAAGATCGGCGCCGAGGTGTCGCTGTTCATCGACGCCGACGAGCGGCAGATCGAAGCCTCCAAGCGGGTTGGCGCCCCGGCCATCGAACTGCACACCGGGCGTTACGCCGATGCCGAGACGCCCACCGACGTGGCCGATGAACTGCAACGAGTGGCCGACGGCGTCGCTTTTGGCCTGGCCCAAGGCCTGGTCGTCAACGCCGGCCATGGCCTGCATTATCACAACGTCGAAGCCGTCGCGGCGATCAAGGGCATCAACGAACTGAACATCGGCCATGCGCTGGTGGCCCATGCGTTGTTCGTCGGGTTCAAGTCGGCGGTGGCGGAGATGAAGGCGCTGATCCTGGCGGCTGCCAGGTCCTGA
- the lepB gene encoding signal peptidase I, translated as MSLNFPLLLVIAVFVCGLLGLLDLLFLAPRRRAAIASYQGSVSQPDGVVIEKLNKEPLLVEYGKSFFPVLFIVLVLRSFLVEPFQIPSGSMKPTLDVGDFILVNKFSYGIRLPVIDKKVIEIGDPQRGDVMVFRYPSDPNVNYIKRVVGLPGDKIRYTADKRLFVNGELVAEQLIGSEPGTLGSAELYKEKLGEAEHLIRKEMSRYRATPDHSWTVPAEHYFMMGDNRDNSNDSRYWDDPSIPKDLLGMVPDRNIVGKAFAVWMSWPEPKLSHLPNFSRVGLIK; from the coding sequence ATGTCGCTAAATTTCCCGCTGTTGCTGGTTATCGCCGTGTTTGTCTGCGGCCTGTTGGGGTTGCTCGATCTATTGTTCCTGGCGCCCCGGCGCCGGGCCGCCATTGCCTCTTATCAGGGCAGCGTCAGCCAGCCTGATGGCGTGGTCATTGAAAAGCTCAACAAGGAACCGCTGCTGGTCGAGTACGGCAAGTCGTTCTTTCCAGTGCTGTTCATCGTGCTCGTGCTGCGCTCGTTCCTGGTGGAGCCGTTCCAGATCCCGTCCGGCTCGATGAAGCCGACCCTGGATGTGGGCGACTTCATCCTGGTGAACAAGTTTTCCTACGGGATCCGGTTGCCGGTGATCGACAAGAAAGTCATCGAGATCGGCGACCCGCAACGCGGCGATGTGATGGTGTTCCGCTACCCAAGCGATCCGAACGTCAACTACATCAAGCGCGTGGTCGGCCTGCCGGGCGACAAGATCCGCTACACCGCCGACAAGCGTCTGTTCGTCAATGGCGAGCTGGTAGCCGAGCAACTGATCGGCTCCGAGCCGGGCACGCTGGGCAGCGCCGAGCTCTACAAGGAAAAACTCGGCGAAGCCGAACACCTGATCCGCAAGGAAATGAGCCGCTACCGCGCCACCCCGGACCATTCGTGGACCGTGCCGGCGGAGCACTACTTCATGATGGGTGACAACCGCGACAACTCCAACGACAGCCGCTACTGGGATGATCCGAGCATTCCCAAGGACCTGCTGGGCATGGTCCCCGACCGCAACATTGTCGGCAAGGCCTTTGCGGTCTGGATGAGCTGGCCGGAACCCAAACTCAGCCACCTGCCGAATTTCTCGCGGGTTGGCCTGATCAAGTAA
- the lptG gene encoding LPS export ABC transporter permease LptG: protein MVKLDRYIGSSVFMAILAVLGIILGLATLFAFIDEMSDVSDTYTLADVLSYVLLTAPRRLYDMLPMAALIGCLIGLGSLASNSELTIMRAAGVSIGRIVWAVMKPMLVLMLVGVLIGEYVAPATENTAQANRSLAQGGGDAQSAKHGLWHRQGDEFIHINSVQPNGTLYGVTRYRFDDQRHMLSSSFAKRAKFAEDHWQLSDVTTTLFHDKRTEVVAAPTERWDVALSPQLLSTVVMAPESLSITGLWGYIHYLADQGLNNGRYWLAFWVKVLQPLVTAALVLMAISFIFGPLRSVTLGQRVFTGVLVGFTFRIAQDLLGPSSLVFGFSPLFAVLVPAGVCALAGLWLLRRAG, encoded by the coding sequence GTGGTTAAACTCGACCGCTACATCGGCAGCAGCGTATTCATGGCGATCCTTGCTGTGCTGGGGATCATTCTTGGCCTGGCGACCTTGTTCGCGTTCATTGATGAAATGAGCGACGTCAGCGACACCTACACCCTGGCGGACGTCCTCAGCTACGTGTTGCTGACCGCGCCGCGGCGCCTGTATGACATGTTGCCGATGGCTGCGTTGATCGGCTGCCTGATTGGCTTGGGCAGCCTGGCGAGCAACAGCGAATTGACCATCATGCGCGCGGCTGGCGTGTCCATCGGTCGGATTGTCTGGGCAGTGATGAAGCCGATGCTGGTACTGATGCTGGTCGGTGTGCTGATCGGCGAATATGTTGCCCCGGCCACCGAGAACACCGCCCAGGCCAACCGTTCCCTGGCCCAGGGTGGCGGCGATGCGCAAAGCGCCAAGCACGGCCTTTGGCACCGCCAGGGTGATGAGTTCATCCATATCAACTCGGTCCAGCCGAACGGTACCTTGTATGGCGTGACTCGCTATCGTTTCGACGATCAGCGGCACATGCTGTCCTCGAGTTTCGCCAAACGCGCCAAATTCGCCGAAGATCACTGGCAACTGAGCGACGTCACCACCACTCTGTTCCACGACAAACGCACCGAAGTGGTCGCCGCTCCAACGGAGCGCTGGGACGTGGCGTTGAGCCCGCAACTGCTCAGCACCGTCGTGATGGCGCCAGAATCGCTGTCGATCACCGGCCTGTGGGGCTACATCCACTACCTGGCAGACCAGGGCCTGAACAACGGGCGCTACTGGCTGGCTTTTTGGGTCAAGGTGTTGCAACCGCTGGTGACCGCTGCCCTGGTGCTGATGGCGATTTCCTTCATCTTCGGTCCGCTGCGTTCGGTGACCCTCGGCCAGCGGGTGTTCACCGGCGTGCTGGTGGGCTTTACCTTCCGTATTGCCCAGGACTTGTTGGGGCCATCGAGCCTGGTGTTCGGTTTCTCACCGCTGTTTGCGGTGCTGGTGCCGGCCGGTGTTTGCGCGTTGGCCGGCCTCTGGCTGCTGCGTCGGGCGGGTTGA
- the era gene encoding GTPase Era, whose product MTDTTVTRCGYVAIVGRPNVGKSTLLNHILGQKLAITSRKPQTTRHNMLGIKTEGDVQAIYVDTPGMHKGGEKALNRYMNKTASAALKDVDVVIFVVDRTKWTEEDQMVLERVQYVTGPLIVALNKTDRIEDKAELMPHLSWLQEQLPNAQIIPISAQHGHNLDALERVIAEHLPENDHFFPEDQITDRSSRFLAAELVREKIMRQMGAELPYQITVEIEEFKQQGKTLHIHALILVERDGQKKIIIGDKGERIKRIGTEARKDMELLFDSKIMLNLWVKVKGGWSDDERALRSLGYGDL is encoded by the coding sequence ATGACTGATACAACCGTCACCCGCTGCGGCTATGTCGCCATTGTCGGTCGGCCGAACGTGGGCAAGTCCACGCTGTTGAACCACATCCTGGGCCAGAAGCTGGCGATTACCTCGCGCAAGCCGCAGACCACCCGCCACAACATGCTGGGCATCAAGACCGAAGGCGACGTGCAGGCGATCTACGTCGACACCCCGGGGATGCACAAGGGCGGTGAAAAGGCCCTGAACCGCTACATGAACAAGACTGCTTCGGCGGCGCTGAAAGACGTCGACGTGGTGATCTTCGTGGTTGATCGCACCAAGTGGACCGAAGAAGACCAGATGGTCCTCGAGCGCGTCCAGTACGTGACCGGTCCGCTGATCGTGGCGCTGAACAAGACCGATCGCATCGAAGACAAGGCAGAACTGATGCCGCACCTGAGCTGGTTGCAGGAGCAGTTGCCGAATGCCCAGATCATCCCGATCTCCGCCCAGCATGGCCATAACCTCGACGCGCTGGAGCGGGTGATTGCCGAGCACCTGCCGGAAAACGATCATTTCTTCCCCGAAGACCAGATCACCGACCGCAGCAGCCGCTTCCTCGCCGCTGAACTGGTGCGCGAGAAAATCATGCGCCAGATGGGTGCCGAGCTGCCATACCAGATCACCGTCGAGATCGAAGAGTTCAAGCAACAGGGGAAGACCCTGCATATCCATGCCTTGATCCTCGTCGAACGTGACGGCCAGAAGAAGATCATCATTGGCGACAAGGGCGAGCGCATCAAGCGCATCGGCACCGAGGCGCGCAAGGACATGGAGCTGCTGTTCGACTCCAAGATCATGCTCAACCTGTGGGTCAAGGTGAAGGGCGGCTGGTCCGATGACGAGCGGGCGTTGCGTTCGTTGGGTTACGGCGACCTCTGA
- the rnc gene encoding ribonuclease III: MSVSLSRLERQLGYTFKDQELMLLALTHRSFAGRNNERLEFLGDAILNFVAGEALFERFPLAREGQLSRLRARLVKGETLAVLARGFDLGDYLRLGSGELKSGGFRRESILADALEALIGAIYLDSGMEMARERVLAWLTSEIDSLTLVDTNKDPKTRLQEFLQSRSCELPRYEVVDIQGEPHCRTFFVECEVVLLNEKSRGQGVSRRIAEQVAAAAALIALGVENGND, translated from the coding sequence GTGAGCGTTTCTCTAAGCCGCCTCGAGCGTCAGCTCGGCTACACTTTCAAGGATCAGGAGCTGATGCTCCTGGCCCTCACTCACCGCAGTTTTGCCGGGCGCAACAACGAACGCCTGGAATTCCTCGGCGATGCCATCCTCAATTTCGTCGCCGGCGAGGCGTTGTTCGAACGCTTTCCCCTGGCTCGCGAAGGCCAATTGTCGCGTTTGCGCGCACGATTGGTAAAAGGTGAGACCCTGGCCGTACTGGCCCGTGGTTTCGACCTGGGCGATTATCTACGCCTGGGGTCGGGTGAGCTGAAAAGCGGCGGTTTCCGTCGCGAGTCGATCCTCGCCGATGCCCTGGAAGCATTGATTGGCGCGATCTACCTGGATTCGGGCATGGAAATGGCGCGCGAGCGCGTGCTGGCCTGGCTGACGTCCGAGATCGACAGCCTGACGCTGGTTGACACCAACAAGGATCCCAAGACCCGCTTGCAGGAATTCCTGCAATCGCGCAGTTGCGAACTGCCACGCTATGAAGTGGTGGATATCCAGGGTGAGCCGCATTGCCGAACCTTCTTCGTCGAGTGCGAAGTGGTCCTATTGAATGAAAAAAGCCGAGGCCAGGGCGTCAGCCGTCGTATTGCCGAACAGGTCGCGGCCGCTGCAGCACTGATCGCCCTGGGCGTGGAGAATGGCAATGACTGA
- the lepA gene encoding translation elongation factor 4 — protein MSDLSHIRNFSIIAHIDHGKSTLADRFIQMCGGLAEREMEAQVLDSMDLERERGITIKAHSVTLYYKAKDGITYQLNFIDTPGHVDFTYEVSRSLAACEGALLVVDAGQGVEAQSVANCYTAIEQGLEVMPVLNKIDLPQADPERVKEEIEKIIGIDATDAVTCSAKTGLGVDEVLERLVTTIPAPTGNIEDPLQALIIDSWFDNYLGVVSLVRVRHGRVKKGDKILVKSTGKIHLVDSVGVFNPKHTATVDLKAGEVGFIIAGIKDIHGAPVGDTLTLSTTPDVEVLPGFKRIQPQVYAGLFPVSSDDFEDFREALQKLTLNDSSLQYTPESSDALGFGFRCGFLGMLHMEIIQERLEREYDLDLITTAPTVIFELLLKNGETIYVDNPSKLPDLSAIEDMREPIVRANILVPQEHLGNVITLCIEKRGVQHDMLFLGTQVQVTYDLPMNEVVLDFFDRLKSTSRGYASLDYHFDRYQSANLVKLDVLINGEKVDALALIVHRDNAHYKGRALTEKMKELIPRQMFDVAIQAAIGGQIVARTTVKALRKNVLAKCYGGDVSRKRKLLEKQKAGKKRMKQVGNVEIPQEAFLAVLRLDS, from the coding sequence GTGAGTGATTTGAGTCATATCCGCAATTTCTCCATCATCGCCCACATTGACCATGGCAAGTCGACGCTGGCTGATCGCTTCATCCAGATGTGCGGCGGCCTGGCCGAGCGTGAAATGGAAGCCCAGGTCCTGGACTCCATGGACCTCGAGCGTGAACGCGGGATCACCATCAAGGCCCACAGCGTTACCCTCTACTACAAGGCCAAAGACGGCATTACCTACCAGCTCAACTTCATCGATACCCCGGGCCATGTCGACTTCACCTACGAAGTCAGCCGGTCCCTGGCGGCCTGTGAAGGCGCGTTGCTGGTGGTCGATGCCGGCCAGGGCGTCGAGGCCCAGTCCGTCGCCAACTGCTACACGGCCATCGAGCAAGGCCTGGAAGTCATGCCGGTGCTGAACAAGATCGACCTGCCACAGGCCGATCCGGAACGCGTGAAGGAAGAAATCGAGAAGATCATCGGCATCGACGCCACCGACGCGGTCACCTGCAGCGCCAAGACCGGCCTGGGCGTCGACGAAGTGCTCGAGCGCTTGGTAACGACCATTCCCGCACCGACCGGCAATATCGAAGATCCGCTGCAAGCGTTGATCATCGACTCCTGGTTCGACAACTACCTGGGCGTGGTCTCCCTGGTTCGCGTGCGCCACGGCCGCGTGAAGAAAGGCGACAAGATCCTGGTCAAATCCACCGGCAAGATCCACCTGGTGGACAGCGTCGGTGTCTTCAACCCGAAACACACCGCCACCGTCGACCTGAAGGCCGGTGAAGTGGGCTTCATCATCGCCGGTATCAAGGACATCCACGGTGCGCCGGTCGGCGACACCCTGACCTTGAGCACCACCCCCGACGTCGAAGTGCTGCCCGGTTTCAAGCGTATCCAGCCGCAGGTCTACGCCGGCCTGTTCCCGGTCAGCTCCGATGATTTCGAGGACTTCCGCGAAGCCCTGCAGAAGCTGACCCTGAACGACTCGTCCCTGCAATACACCCCGGAAAGCTCCGACGCCCTGGGCTTCGGTTTCCGTTGCGGGTTCCTGGGCATGCTGCACATGGAAATCATCCAGGAGCGCCTGGAGCGCGAGTATGACCTGGACCTGATCACCACGGCGCCAACGGTGATCTTCGAACTGCTCCTCAAGAACGGCGAGACGATCTACGTCGACAACCCGTCCAAGCTGCCGGACCTGTCGGCCATCGAGGACATGCGCGAGCCGATCGTGCGCGCCAACATCCTTGTGCCTCAGGAACACCTGGGCAACGTCATTACCCTGTGCATCGAAAAACGCGGCGTGCAGCACGACATGCTGTTCCTCGGCACGCAGGTCCAGGTGACCTACGACTTGCCGATGAACGAAGTGGTGCTGGATTTCTTCGATCGGCTGAAATCCACCAGTCGCGGCTATGCTTCGCTGGACTATCATTTCGATCGCTACCAATCGGCTAATCTGGTGAAGCTGGATGTGCTGATCAACGGCGAGAAAGTCGATGCCCTGGCATTGATCGTGCACCGTGACAACGCGCACTACAAAGGTCGCGCGTTGACCGAGAAGATGAAGGAACTGATTCCGCGGCAGATGTTCGACGTGGCAATCCAGGCCGCCATTGGCGGTCAGATTGTGGCGCGTACAACCGTCAAGGCGCTCAGAAAGAACGTATTGGCCAAATGCTACGGCGGCGACGTCAGCCGTAAGCGCAAGCTGTTGGAAAAGCAGAAGGCCGGTAAAAAACGCATGAAGCAGGTCGGTAACGTGGAAATTCCACAGGAAGCCTTCCTTGCGGTGCTCAGGTTGGATAGTTAG
- the recO gene encoding DNA repair protein RecO, with protein sequence MSQPIAQPAYVLHSRAYRESSALVDFLTPQGRLRAVLRGARGKAGTLARPFVPLEVEFRGRGELKNVGRMESNGVAAWLNGEALFSGLYLNELLIRLLPAEDPHPAVFDHYTATLLALAEGRPLEPLLRSFEWRLLDDLGYGFSLDTDLHGQPIAADGLYRLQVDAGLEQVYQLQPGLFNGVELLAMAEADWTAPGALAAAKRLMRQALAVHLGGRPLVSRELFRKP encoded by the coding sequence ATGTCCCAACCCATCGCCCAACCCGCCTACGTCCTCCACAGCCGCGCCTACCGCGAAAGCAGCGCCCTGGTGGATTTCCTCACGCCCCAAGGGCGGCTGCGGGCGGTGTTGCGTGGGGCGCGGGGCAAGGCCGGGACGCTGGCGCGGCCGTTCGTGCCGCTGGAGGTCGAGTTTCGCGGGCGGGGCGAGTTGAAGAACGTCGGGCGCATGGAAAGCAACGGCGTCGCGGCCTGGCTCAACGGCGAGGCGTTGTTCAGCGGCTTGTACCTCAATGAGCTGTTGATCCGCCTGCTGCCCGCCGAAGATCCCCATCCCGCCGTTTTCGATCATTACACCGCGACGCTGCTGGCCCTGGCCGAAGGCCGGCCGCTGGAGCCGTTGCTGCGCTCCTTCGAATGGCGCCTGCTGGACGACCTGGGCTACGGTTTTTCCCTCGACACCGACCTGCACGGCCAGCCCATCGCCGCCGACGGGCTGTACCGCTTGCAAGTGGATGCGGGCCTGGAGCAGGTCTACCAGTTGCAACCGGGGCTGTTCAATGGCGTTGAGCTCTTGGCCATGGCCGAAGCCGACTGGACCGCGCCCGGTGCGTTGGCGGCCGCCAAGCGTTTGATGCGCCAAGCGCTGGCGGTTCACTTGGGTGGCCGGCCGCTGGTCAGTCGCGAGCTGTTTCGCAAGCCCTGA